The window ATGTTGACCGGATTGGCGATAACCGTGCGCGCAATTCTCTTCGAACTTCGCTAAATTGAGTGGCTTTAGAGAGCTCATGCCAAGGTATCAGTCAATACCTTTGTCCCATAGATCCGCCCCAACGGTTCTGGTGTGATCACAGCTGTCCAACGGATCTAATTCAATGGATTCTTGGAACCGGCAGTTTCTCAAGGAGAAGGATCATGACAGAATTCGAAACAATCGTATCGACTCGGCGAAGTTTTCTCGCCACTTCAGCGGCCGCAGGTGCAATCAGTCTTCTCGGACTCGCCGAGCCCACCGATGTTCGCGCAGCAAGTAGCCATCCGGCGCACACGGGATCGAATGGGGCGATTGGAGACTCATCCGTCCGCCCCTACCGTATCAGCGTCCCGCAAGCAGAACTAATGGATTTGCGCAGGCGCATCTCCGCGACGCGGTGGCCAGAGAAGGAAACAGTGAGTGATGTAACACAAGGGGTCCAACTCGCGACCGTGCAGAAACTCGCTAAATATTGGGAAAAGGATTATGACTGGCGGAAAGTTGAGGCGAGGCTGAACGCTCTTCCGCAATTCGTTACGACCATCGACGGGCTCGATATCCATTTCATTCACGTTCGATCGAAACATGCGAACGCCTTGCCGATCATCATCACCCACGGTTGGCCCGGATCGATCATTGAGCAGCTAAAGATTATTGGCCCGCTAACCGACCCCACGGCGTTTGGTGGAACTTCAGAAGATGCTTTTGACGTAGTCATTCCTTCACTGCCGGGTTATGGGTTTTCGGCAAAGCCGACTGCAACTGGCTGGGATCCGAACCGAATTGCTAGCGCCTGGACTGTGCTGATGAAGCGCCTCGGGTACGCACGATTTGTGGCCCAGGGAGGCGACTGGGGTAACTCGGTCACGGAAATGATGGCTCTGCAGACTCCTCCCGAACTGATTGGGGTGCACACCAACATGGCAGCTACCGTTCCAGTAGATATTGAGCAGGCCCTCCAGTTAAGGCAACCGCCGCCTTACGCACTTTCACCCGATGAGGATCGCGCGTGGGAGCAGCTTGATTTTTTCTACAAGCATGGTCTTGGATATGCGCAAGAAATGTCCGGCCGTCCGCAAACGCTCTACGCGCTTGAGGATTCACCTGTCGGACTGGCCGCCTGGATACTCGATCACGACGCGAGTAGTCAAGCTCTCATCGCCCGGGTGTTCGACGGTCAGACAGAGGGGCTGACACCGGATGATGTTCTTGAAAACATCACGCTCTACTGGTTAACCAAGACAGCGGTGTCCTCCGCCCGCCTCTATTGGGAATACAAAGGCGGTTTTTTCGATCCGAGGGGCGTCTCCATACCGGTTGCCGTAAGCGCCTTTCCGGACGAGATTTATCAGGCCCCGAAGAGTTGGACGGAGAAAGCGTATCCCAAACTGATCTATTACAACCGACCTGCGAAGGGTGGGCATTTCGCGGCTTGGGAGCAGCCAGAGCTTTTCTCCCAGGAAATGCGAGCAGCGTTCCGCTCATTACGCGGCTAAGTCGGCGGTGGGAGCGCGTGTTGGGCTCGTACGCGCTCCCACGTCATCACGTTGAAATCAATTTGAACCACATAGGAGAAAGACGATGTCCGCAACAGTCAATAAGGAGCGCCGCAGCTTCTTGAGCAAGGCCCTCATCAATTCGAGTTCAAAAGGCACAGCGGTGATCACGGGAGCTTCTTCCGGCATAGGTGCTATCTACGCCGATCAGTTAGCGAGCCGGGGGTATGATTTGATCCTCGTCGCTCGCAATCGAGACCGCCTAAGCGCAGTAGCCAAGCGGATCAGCGAAGATACCGGCCGCTCCGTTGAGATCATTGTGGCGGACTTGGGAAACCGACCGGATCTCGCTCATGTCGAGGAGGTTTTACGGACGCAAGCATCACTCTTCTGGTCAACAATGCAGGCGTAGGTGTACCAACACCGTTCCTGGCCGCAGATATCGACAAGATCAATCAGATGATCGAACTCAATGTTACCGCTCTTGTGAGGCTGACCTACGCGGTCATGCCAGCATTCGTGGAGCGGGCCAAAGGAGCGGTGATCAATATCTCGTCGGCACTCGCTATTGCTCCCGAATTGCTAAACGGTGTCTATGGAGGTACCAAGGCTTTTGTTCTGGCCTTTGGTTTTTCACTCCACAAAGAGTTCAGCGGACGGGGTATCCGCATTCAGACGGTCGTGCCAGGTGCGACCGCGACCGACTTCTGGGACCTCTCCGCGACTCCACTCGATGGTCTCCCGGCAGAAGTTGTGATGAACGCCGACGATATGGTCGAAGCCGCAATTGCCGGCTTCGAATTGGGCGAGATAGTCACCATCCCGTCACTGCCTGACGTCGCTGATTGGGAGACCTATGAGGCAGCTCGACAAACTCTGATTCCGAAGTTATCCCTGAGTTCTCCTGCCCGGCGATACGTGTCGGTTCAGCAAGACTAGGAGAAACGATGCGGAAAGAGATGAACGATATTGTCCTTGTAGACGACAATCCGGCAATCCGTTATGGGCTTTCAGAGATATTCAAAAGACGAGGCTATACCGTTCGTACAGCCTCAGATGGATTCTCGGCCCTGGCGCTCCTAAGAGAACGAATTCCGGGAATTCTCCTGTCAGATCTCGATATGCCCGGCATGTCCGGATTCGAACTCCTGTCCGTTGTGCGACATCGATTTCCGGCAATCGCCGTCATCGCCATGAGTGGAGCGTACTCAGGCGTGTTCGTTCCTCCAGATGTTGCAGCAGATGCGTTTTATGCCAAAGGTTCAAATGGCGCAGCTCGGCTATTTGAGATCTTATGGTCGATCGAGGACAGAGACTTACGCGAATCGATGCGTGCCGCGGTACCGATTTGGATATCTAGCCTGTCAGCTCATGAATGTGACGGGCTAGCCGTATCCTGCCCAGAATGTGTGCGGGTCTTTTTTCCTGCAGTTGCCCAGGTGAAGGGATCAACTCACTCAACATCTTGCCCACACTGCTTCTACCCGTTGCAACTGGCAATCGTCACGGAACCCAATCAGATGGATACAACTTCTCTCTGATTGGAGAGCAGTACGAGCCAGTCTGGAGACTCGATCGATCGGGATACTGAGTCCATATCGGAACTCGTCGGCCAATGATCACCACGTTTTGCAGTGTCCTCGCGATCGCCCTACTAAAAGGAAGCTTCCTAAAACTTTTCGTGTCTGGAGAAGAACCTGGCTGTGAAATACGGAAATCAGAGAACCGGCAAATCGACGACTCTCTTTAGTCCTAACGCGTGCATTTAGGTTTAGGCTTTTGGAGCAGCCGTGAGGCGGAGCCGTACAGCCATTTTGACTAAGTCTGCGAGAGAGTCCGCTTTCATCTTCCGCATAACATTGCCTCGATGAGTCTTCACGGTGATCACGCTGATGTCGAGTTCTCCGCCGATCTGTTTGTTCAAGCGACCCGTCACAACGAGCGCCATAACCTCCCGTTCCCGACGCGTGAGCGAGGCATAACTATCGCGGATCGCCCGTATTTTTTCCTGGTGGCCCAAGGTGACTTGGCTTCTTTCGATGGCATTCCCGATAACGCCTAATAGAACGTCTTCGCTCACCGGCTTTTCTAGAAACTCAACGGCACCTGCTTTCATGGCCTGGACCGACATGGGGATATCGCCTGCTCCAGTGATGAAGATAATGGGTATGTCCATGCGGTCCAGGGCAATACGCTTCTGCAAGTCGAGGCCATTGAGGTCAGGAAGACCGATATCGAGTACCAGACAACTTGGAGTTGGAGTCCGAGGGTAGGAGAGAAACTCCTCTGCGGACGCGAACACCTCGGGACGCCAACCCGCGCAACGAATCAACGATTCCAACGACTCGCGTACCGAGATGTCATCGTCTACAACAAACACTGTAGGTGTCGTTTGGGGCATAAAGAAGGGTCTCGAAGCATGCTGAACTACTGTTGCTAGGTTCATAAGTCCTCGTCAAGCAAATTCGTGAGTCAGTTGACGCAGAGGGCCCTATCAAGTGCCTTGAGAAGAGTGGCTTCACTGACGGGCTTGAAAAGGCAGTCTACCGCGCCCTGTTCGAGCATGCGCGGCCGAATGGTCTCATCTTCATCTGCGGTAATAAAAACGATGGGAATCTTTTGCCGCCGGAGGGTCAACTCCCGTTGAAGGTCAGGGCCGGTCATGCCGGGCAGGGCGATATCGAGGATAAGGCATTTAGTTGCATTGACGCTATCGGACGCGAGGAACTCTTCAGCAGATGAGAATGCTTTGACCGCAAAGCCGAACTCCTTCAGCAAGTCAGGAAGTGACTCAAGTACGGACTCGTCATCATCTACAAGTGATACGAGTGAAGAAATAGCCATTACGGGTTCCCCATGACGCGGGCCGCTTCTGTCACAGCGACGGGCGTCTGAATGGTGCCGAGACTGTCGACACCGGTTACAGCCCCAGGTCCTCGAGGAATTGAGAAGAAAAATGTAGCTCCGGGACCACTATTCGGCGCTGCCCATAGACGTCCGCGATGTTTCTCGATGATGGAGCGGCTTATTGAAAGCCCGATTCCCATACCACTGCTCTTCGTTGTGTAGAAAGCTTGAAAAAGCTTGTCGATAGCCTGAGAATCCAGTCCGACGCCTGTATCTTGTACGGCCAAGCGCACACGATCTCCTTCGTCTCCCTCGGTCTTAATCACCAGCTGTCTAGGCCGATCCGTGACGGAACTCATCGCGTCGGACGCGTTTCGCAGAAGGTTGAGGATCACCTGCTGAAGTTGAACACGATCGCCGATAACAGGCGGGAGGTCGCTGGCGAGTTCTGACCGCAAGATGATTCCGTTTCGTTGCAGGTCACTCAGCGACAATGCCACTACCTCGCGCGCAGCTTCGTTTAGGTCTACAGATTCGGTAATGGCTTCCGTCTTTCTGAAGAGCGCGCGCAAGCGCTTAATAACTTCTGAGGCACGATTTCCATCCCGAAGCGTGCGTCGCGCGGTCTCGAGTGCTCCCTCGATATTGGGAGGATCAGCCGCCAACATGCGCAGACAAGTGCTCGCATTGTTCACGATGCCGAACAACGGCTGATTCACTTCGTGAGCGATGGATGCTGTCATGGCTCCCAGGCTTGTTACCCGGGCCACATGAGCGAGCTCCGAGCGAACTTTACTCAGCGCCTGGTCCGCGAGCCGGCGTTCTGTTACGTCCTGGACAGCGCCGATGTACTCCATTTGGCCCGCTTCATCCTCAATTCCATGAGCGATCATATGGAGGTATTTAGTCGACCCGTCTTGCATCTGGAGCCGATGCTCGTACTCGAAGTCTTGGCCGGCTTGCGCGCGAGCTACCATGTCGCGCATTAGTGGCATGTCGTCAGGGTGCACACGTGAGGCGATGAGTTCGAGCGTTACTGTCAACGCCGGATCGAACTCGAAGATCCGGTAGGCCTGCTCCGACCAAGTTATTTCGCCGGTTGCCACTCGCCATGAAAAACTTCCTGTCAGGCTAAGTTGCTGAGCTTTCGCAAGAAATGCTTCGCTGCGTGTCAACGCCGCTTCACCTTGCGCACGCTCGATTGCGATGCTTGCAATATGGGTGAACTGGCCAATTAGGGCTTGGTCTCTAGGCGTGGGCGTTCTGGGTTCTTTGTAGTAGATCGCGAAGATCCCGATGACTGTTCCATTGGTGGACGATATAGGGGTCGACCAACAGGCCTTCAGTCCATTCGCCAAAGCCATAGGGCACCATGCATATTCTGCCCATCGGGTATCGAGCGTAATGTCGGCAGCGATCACCTGTTCATTCAGGCATACCGCCGTCGCGCAGGGTCCCGAACTGACGACTAGCGGAAGGCCATCAACTGACGCATTAAAATTGATCGGGAGGCTCGGCCCGGCTGCGTGCTGAAGGTGAGTACGGGTTGGGTCGACCAATAGAATGCTGCAATGACTGCTCGTGACAGTGGTTTCAACAAAATGACAAAGGTCTTCGAGAATCGATCCCAATGGGGTACCACTGGCGACCCTCTCTAATAAACGCTTCTCGCCGGCAAGCAGAGAATCACCCTGTTTGCGATCTTCAATATCCGTGCTCAAGCCGTACCATCTGATGATTCGCCCGGTCTCATCGTGTAACGGAACGGCTCGAATTAAAAACCAGCGGCAGCTTCCATCGAAACGGCGAAATCTCGCTTCTATCTCGCCGGGCTCCCCAGACGCCAGCAGAGATGCCCAATAGCCTGTCAATCGTGCCGCATCTTCCGGGTGGAGAGTCTTTGCCCAGCCGGACCCACCCGCGTCCTCCAGTCCGACGCCTGTATAGTCGCACCATGCTTGATTTAAAAAGTCTACGTTTCCGTCGGGACCGGCGCTCCAAACGAGCCCGGGAATAGCGTCGATGGTTGTGCGAAGCCGGCCTTCCGATGCCTTAAGTTCATCGAGAGCCCTTGATAGTGACATTTGTGACTGTTGGCGTTCGATGGCGATACTCGCGATGTGAGTCAACTGGCCGATAAGAACTTGATCCTCCGTTGTTGGTGTTCTCGGTTCTCTGTAGTAGATCGCGAAAGCGCCGAGAACCTTGCCCGTCGTCGAAGAGATAGGAGTCGACCAGCATGAACGCAGTCCGTGCGCCAAAGCCATCGGACACCACTGGTATTCCTCCCAGCGCGTTTCCAAGGCGAGATCGACAGAGATAACTTGTTTGTCGAGGTAAGCAGCCATCGCACACGGGCCAGAGTCAGTGTTTACGGGGCGCCCTTCAATTGCGGCGGTGAAGGTAGACGGAAGGCTCGGTGCGGCTCCGTGCTCAAGACGGGTCCCGGAACTGTCCACCAGCACAACACTGCAGTACGAAGCGGTAGCCGTGGCTTCGACAAGGCGGCAAAGCTCATCGAGTATCGATGATATCGAGTTGCGGCCCGCAACCATTTCGAGTAGCCGGTTTTCGCTTGCCAACAGAGTTTCCGCTCGTCGACGGTCTTCAACGTCGGTAAGTAGGAAGTACCAGTTGAGAATATTGCCCGCCGGGTCTCGGACTGGAAGCGCGCGACCATGAAACCACCGGTAGACACCGTCGAGACGCCGCAGACGGTACTCGAGGTCGTGGGGCTGCCCAGTGGACACGGAGATCGCAAAAGCTTCAGACAGTGCGGGAAGGTCATCGGGATAAACGACCCCGCTGTTCGTCCAGGTGCGCAGTTCTTCGGGGGGCTTACCCAAAAAAACCAACGCGGGACCATTGAAGAATTCGAAGTTGCCTGCTGTAGAGGCAGTGATCAGGAGACCAGGAATCCCATCCAAGAATGCGCGAAACAAGGGCTCAGGTTCACCCGGTGATGCCAGAGCAGGAAATGAGGCGAAATCGTGGTGCACTCCGGTTCCATCTTCACCGTGTCCCATGACGTAAGGATGCGCCATCTTACGCACCTTCGTCCATCATCCTTTGGTCTCGGTTCTTGCAACCAGCGCCCTTTAATCGTGACGAAGGTATGAATAGATACCTTCGTCTCATAGATTCTCCTCGCGCAGTCTGGTGTGATCGCGACTGTGTCAAAGAATCCGACTCATTGGATCTGAATAAACACTTGATCGAGGAAACTACCATGATGCAAACCGAAACTGTACTGTATACCGCGAAAGACCATACAACAGGGGGCCGAGGTGGCGGAGCTTCCAAGAGTTCTGATGGTCGGCTGGATATCAAGCTCTCGGTTCCTGGAACCAATGGAACCGGCACAAATCCGGAGCAGTTGTTTGGCGCCGGCTGGTCGGCCTGTTTCATTGGTGCCATGAAGATTGCGGCAGGCAAGATGAAGGTTAGAGTTCCGCCCGAGGCGGCTATCGATGCCGAGATCGACCTGTGCTTGGAAGGTGACGCCTACTTTCTGCAAGCTCGTCTTAACGTCAGCTTGCCAGGCGTGGCACAGGACGTCGCGGAGACCCTAATAGCCGAGGCGCATCGGACGTGCCCATATTCAAAAGCCACACGAGGAAACATCGACGTCATTATCAATCGGGTCTAAACGACTCTGTCGAATTAGTAGTAGCCCGCCGGGTGGGGTTACTCCGAGGAAGTGGAAAGCATGATTTCGAACTATCTTTCGCTATTTGAACCGTTCCGCCGCATCAAGCTGCTGGAAACCTCAACACCCATTCAACGTTTGCATCGCCTGGAACGCGAGATTGGCGGCAATCTTGGCGGCGCGAGAATCTATGCAAAGCGGGATGATTTGATGAGTCTGGGTGGAGGCGGAAACAAACTACGCAAGATCGAGTTCCTGTTGGGAGAGGCTATCGAGCAGGGCTGCGATACGTTCATCACAACCGGGGGCCTGCAGTCGAACCATGCACGGTTGAGCGCTGCCGCCGCCGCACATGTTGGGATGGCGTGTGAGCTTGTGCTCGCGGAGATGGTCCGTCGGGAGGATGACGCCTATCGCCGCAATGGCAACATGCTTCTGGATCAGATCTTTGGTGCGAAGATCCATCTGCTTGGGGGCACGGAGAATGTTCTCGAGTTCGCTCATGGAAGGGCGAGTCTTTTGAAGAAAGAAGGTCGGCGGCCCTATGTAGTTGGTGCAGGAGGCAGTTCATCTATTGGATGCCTCGGCTATGCAGTTTGCGCAGTTGAGCTGGCGGAGCAGGAGCAAGCTATCGAAGGTGGATTTGCTCATATCGTCGTTGCAAACGGAAGCTCCGGGACGCATGCTGGACTTGCGGCGGGCTTAGCCGCGATTGGGATGGACCCTGCAAAGGTGCATTCATACGCTGTCGTCAATTCCCAGGAAAAGACTCACAAAACTACGTGGGAGCTCGCTAACGCGACGCTCGCACTCATCGATCCGACAAAGTCAATCGACTCCGTTGGGATAAGGGTGTCAGGCGATCAACTCGGAAGCGGATATGGCATTTCCACACCAGCCATGTGGGACGCGGTCCGAATGATGGCGAGGACTGAAGGGCTTCTGCTAGATCCGGTGTACACCGGTAAAGCATTTGCTGGCGTTCTGGCCGCGGCGAAGAACGGAGCTTATAGCAATGGGGACGCCATACTGTTTCTGATGACCGGAGGTCTCCCGGGACTATTCGCGTATCAACCTGTTTTCGACAACGCCTTATAAACCCAAAAAGGACAAAGAATGCGCCTCATGAACTACAACGCTGCAGCTCTGCTCAGCGTCATTATTGCATCAGTTTCCATCTGCCAGCGCGTCCTCGCCCAGACGTCCTCCTTCGAGCAGCCCGATAATTATCAATGGCTTGAAGACGTCTCAAGCCCCCGAGCTTTAGCTTGGGTTAAGACAGAGAACGACCGGACAGCGAAACTACTTGAAGCCGATCCCCGTTATGCCGTGCTAGCTTCGAAGGCGCTCCAAGTTTTGGAGTCTCCAGATCGCCTCCCTTCGCCAGAATTTCATGGTGACCAAATCTACAATCTCTGGCAGGATCCCGGGCATGCTCATGGTGTACTTCGTCACGCCACATTACCGAGCTATCTCACGACAAAGCCGAATTGGCACACAGTTATCGATTACGACTCTCTGTCCAAGCAGGATCATGAAGACTGGGTTGGCAACGGCCTTAGGTGCCTCTATCCAGGCAACACTGTTTGCCTCGTCTCTTTGTCCTCA is drawn from Edaphobacter lichenicola and contains these coding sequences:
- a CDS encoding epoxide hydrolase family protein, producing MTEFETIVSTRRSFLATSAAAGAISLLGLAEPTDVRAASSHPAHTGSNGAIGDSSVRPYRISVPQAELMDLRRRISATRWPEKETVSDVTQGVQLATVQKLAKYWEKDYDWRKVEARLNALPQFVTTIDGLDIHFIHVRSKHANALPIIITHGWPGSIIEQLKIIGPLTDPTAFGGTSEDAFDVVIPSLPGYGFSAKPTATGWDPNRIASAWTVLMKRLGYARFVAQGGDWGNSVTEMMALQTPPELIGVHTNMAATVPVDIEQALQLRQPPPYALSPDEDRAWEQLDFFYKHGLGYAQEMSGRPQTLYALEDSPVGLAAWILDHDASSQALIARVFDGQTEGLTPDDVLENITLYWLTKTAVSSARLYWEYKGGFFDPRGVSIPVAVSAFPDEIYQAPKSWTEKAYPKLIYYNRPAKGGHFAAWEQPELFSQEMRAAFRSLRG
- a CDS encoding response regulator, producing MRKEMNDIVLVDDNPAIRYGLSEIFKRRGYTVRTASDGFSALALLRERIPGILLSDLDMPGMSGFELLSVVRHRFPAIAVIAMSGAYSGVFVPPDVAADAFYAKGSNGAARLFEILWSIEDRDLRESMRAAVPIWISSLSAHECDGLAVSCPECVRVFFPAVAQVKGSTHSTSCPHCFYPLQLAIVTEPNQMDTTSL
- a CDS encoding SDR family NAD(P)-dependent oxidoreductase, with product MSATVNKERRSFLSKALINSSSKGTAVITGASSGIGAIYADQLASRGYDLILVARNRDRLSAVAKRISEDTGRSVEIIVADLGNRPDLAHVEEVLRTQASLFWSTMQA
- a CDS encoding response regulator, coding for MAISSLVSLVDDDESVLESLPDLLKEFGFAVKAFSSAEEFLASDSVNATKCLILDIALPGMTGPDLQRELTLRRQKIPIVFITADEDETIRPRMLEQGAVDCLFKPVSEATLLKALDRALCVN
- a CDS encoding D-cysteine desulfhydrase family protein, giving the protein MISNYLSLFEPFRRIKLLETSTPIQRLHRLEREIGGNLGGARIYAKRDDLMSLGGGGNKLRKIEFLLGEAIEQGCDTFITTGGLQSNHARLSAAAAAHVGMACELVLAEMVRREDDAYRRNGNMLLDQIFGAKIHLLGGTENVLEFAHGRASLLKKEGRRPYVVGAGGSSSIGCLGYAVCAVELAEQEQAIEGGFAHIVVANGSSGTHAGLAAGLAAIGMDPAKVHSYAVVNSQEKTHKTTWELANATLALIDPTKSIDSVGIRVSGDQLGSGYGISTPAMWDAVRMMARTEGLLLDPVYTGKAFAGVLAAAKNGAYSNGDAILFLMTGGLPGLFAYQPVFDNAL
- a CDS encoding response regulator transcription factor; this translates as MPQTTPTVFVVDDDISVRESLESLIRCAGWRPEVFASAEEFLSYPRTPTPSCLVLDIGLPDLNGLDLQKRIALDRMDIPIIFITGAGDIPMSVQAMKAGAVEFLEKPVSEDVLLGVIGNAIERSQVTLGHQEKIRAIRDSYASLTRREREVMALVVTGRLNKQIGGELDISVITVKTHRGNVMRKMKADSLADLVKMAVRLRLTAAPKA
- a CDS encoding GAF domain-containing sensor histidine kinase, which gives rise to MAHPYVMGHGEDGTGVHHDFASFPALASPGEPEPLFRAFLDGIPGLLITASTAGNFEFFNGPALVFLGKPPEELRTWTNSGVVYPDDLPALSEAFAISVSTGQPHDLEYRLRRLDGVYRWFHGRALPVRDPAGNILNWYFLLTDVEDRRRAETLLASENRLLEMVAGRNSISSILDELCRLVEATATASYCSVVLVDSSGTRLEHGAAPSLPSTFTAAIEGRPVNTDSGPCAMAAYLDKQVISVDLALETRWEEYQWCPMALAHGLRSCWSTPISSTTGKVLGAFAIYYREPRTPTTEDQVLIGQLTHIASIAIERQQSQMSLSRALDELKASEGRLRTTIDAIPGLVWSAGPDGNVDFLNQAWCDYTGVGLEDAGGSGWAKTLHPEDAARLTGYWASLLASGEPGEIEARFRRFDGSCRWFLIRAVPLHDETGRIIRWYGLSTDIEDRKQGDSLLAGEKRLLERVASGTPLGSILEDLCHFVETTVTSSHCSILLVDPTRTHLQHAAGPSLPINFNASVDGLPLVVSSGPCATAVCLNEQVIAADITLDTRWAEYAWCPMALANGLKACWSTPISSTNGTVIGIFAIYYKEPRTPTPRDQALIGQFTHIASIAIERAQGEAALTRSEAFLAKAQQLSLTGSFSWRVATGEITWSEQAYRIFEFDPALTVTLELIASRVHPDDMPLMRDMVARAQAGQDFEYEHRLQMQDGSTKYLHMIAHGIEDEAGQMEYIGAVQDVTERRLADQALSKVRSELAHVARVTSLGAMTASIAHEVNQPLFGIVNNASTCLRMLAADPPNIEGALETARRTLRDGNRASEVIKRLRALFRKTEAITESVDLNEAAREVVALSLSDLQRNGIILRSELASDLPPVIGDRVQLQQVILNLLRNASDAMSSVTDRPRQLVIKTEGDEGDRVRLAVQDTGVGLDSQAIDKLFQAFYTTKSSGMGIGLSISRSIIEKHRGRLWAAPNSGPGATFFFSIPRGPGAVTGVDSLGTIQTPVAVTEAARVMGNP
- a CDS encoding organic hydroperoxide resistance protein; this encodes MMQTETVLYTAKDHTTGGRGGGASKSSDGRLDIKLSVPGTNGTGTNPEQLFGAGWSACFIGAMKIAAGKMKVRVPPEAAIDAEIDLCLEGDAYFLQARLNVSLPGVAQDVAETLIAEAHRTCPYSKATRGNIDVIINRV
- a CDS encoding SDR family NAD(P)-dependent oxidoreductase produces the protein MAADIDKINQMIELNVTALVRLTYAVMPAFVERAKGAVINISSALAIAPELLNGVYGGTKAFVLAFGFSLHKEFSGRGIRIQTVVPGATATDFWDLSATPLDGLPAEVVMNADDMVEAAIAGFELGEIVTIPSLPDVADWETYEAARQTLIPKLSLSSPARRYVSVQQD